Proteins encoded within one genomic window of Legionella sp. PC997:
- a CDS encoding MFS transporter: MYTQTTQEKRQLWIILLIVFISFIGSSIAYPILPPLFLQSSNQLIISPGWSENSRRILLGLTLAIFPLGQFIGSPILGRSSDLYGRKKIMMISLAGSTLGYLLTVISFWTNCFWVLLFSRFLTGFMEGTFAVARALASELTTINKYVSFGRINSMAGVGYIIGPIIGGLLSNSSIVPWFSWSLPFTFAAMASISTLGLSWWKLPDYKILHQLEKESIWNRLNIIRQFKLLFQNHPHLIHLLVISTLFTFAVDIFYEFGPVYLAGKWDMSPGMIAGYNAVLSAALALGASWLPQHLSKRMPIHKIIILAMMATTLIFAAMIAFQYPSIMILFFGLLGFSITSVTTTMTIHISNRSHTTIQGEVMGAQLSLRTLGDAIICFAGGLLIVVSIILPIVLCCITALVASILCLAYLKPTVQTSNRISKLSYISKNPNIISTKTNE; encoded by the coding sequence ATGTACACGCAAACAACTCAAGAAAAAAGACAACTCTGGATTATTTTACTGATCGTCTTTATCAGTTTTATTGGTTCATCTATTGCTTATCCCATTTTGCCGCCTCTATTTTTACAATCGTCAAACCAGTTGATTATTTCTCCCGGGTGGAGTGAAAACAGCAGACGTATTTTACTCGGGCTAACTCTTGCAATTTTTCCGCTGGGACAATTCATTGGTTCCCCTATTTTGGGGCGAAGTTCAGATTTGTACGGCCGCAAAAAAATAATGATGATTAGTTTGGCGGGCAGCACACTGGGTTATCTCCTAACAGTCATCTCTTTTTGGACCAATTGCTTTTGGGTATTATTATTCAGTCGCTTTTTAACGGGATTCATGGAGGGGACTTTTGCTGTTGCAAGGGCACTCGCGTCTGAGCTAACTACCATCAACAAGTATGTGAGTTTTGGCCGGATCAACAGTATGGCCGGAGTAGGTTACATCATTGGACCAATTATTGGTGGACTATTATCCAACTCATCCATCGTCCCCTGGTTTTCGTGGTCTCTCCCTTTTACTTTTGCAGCAATGGCTTCAATTTCCACACTGGGACTTTCCTGGTGGAAATTACCCGACTATAAAATTTTGCACCAACTTGAAAAAGAAAGTATATGGAATAGACTCAACATTATCCGACAATTCAAATTATTATTTCAAAATCACCCACATTTGATACATTTGTTGGTTATCAGTACCCTGTTTACCTTTGCCGTAGATATCTTTTATGAATTTGGGCCAGTTTATCTAGCAGGAAAATGGGATATGTCACCAGGGATGATTGCAGGGTATAATGCGGTATTATCAGCCGCACTTGCTTTAGGTGCTTCATGGCTCCCACAGCATCTTTCAAAACGTATGCCGATTCATAAAATTATAATTCTGGCGATGATGGCAACCACTTTGATTTTTGCTGCCATGATTGCTTTTCAATATCCTTCGATTATGATTCTTTTTTTTGGACTCCTTGGGTTTAGCATCACCAGTGTTACCACAACCATGACTATACATATCTCAAATCGATCCCATACTACCATTCAGGGCGAAGTTATGGGCGCACAATTAAGCTTGCGGACCTTAGGTGATGCTATTATTTGCTTTGCCGGCGGTTTGCTGATTGTTGTATCCATTATTTTGCCCATTGTTTTATGTTGTATTACTGCATTGGTTGCAAGCATTTTGTGTTTAGCCTACTTAAAACCCACAGTACAAACCAGCAATCGTATAAGTAAATTATCTTACATCAGTAAGAATCCTAATATCATATCGACTAAAACCAATGAATGA
- a CDS encoding diguanylate cyclase: MPEKSLNNTKELQAEIERLNKIVKALIDRAEQDMNAPRTDFGVFQNTIILEDKVRKRTQELEESLQINAKITRDLHQAKKQVEQSEQYLRDITSALGEGLLVINKESKIEFANDAACSILGYTEAEMLGQNAHQLFHHSYHSGIPSPIEDCKNMEVIQTEKPYMSDEDYFWRKDGSCFPVSIITTPIRLKKNTKGIVIAFHDITQSIQERNRLREMQAAIEQSPVSVLIVDKQRTIIYANPQIIKLTGYSREQLYGQKTEIFHGKMTPRNVLADLWKKIQSGRPWNGELLYHRNNGKPLWQSWSIAPVFNTHGEIQHFVGVGEDITEKKKLQVLLQEMSYRDGLTGIANRRRFDDFLKQEWNRALRYSKPLSIIMMDIDFFKRYNDSLGHLAGDDALKYVARALKNRVTRSTDLLARYGGEEFTCILPDTQMAGSLKFAESLRQAVFKLKLPHPDSVISPFITISVGVACCLPKEDNLNYLLNFADEALYRAKSQGRNRVEFIDLT; the protein is encoded by the coding sequence ATGCCTGAGAAGAGTCTTAATAATACTAAAGAATTGCAAGCGGAAATTGAACGCCTCAATAAAATTGTTAAGGCATTGATTGATAGAGCTGAACAAGATATGAATGCTCCACGAACAGATTTTGGAGTATTTCAAAACACAATTATTCTTGAAGATAAAGTAAGAAAACGCACTCAAGAGTTAGAAGAATCACTCCAAATAAATGCAAAGATAACTCGTGATTTACACCAAGCAAAAAAGCAGGTGGAACAAAGTGAACAGTATTTACGTGACATTACATCTGCGTTGGGTGAGGGTTTATTAGTCATCAATAAAGAAAGTAAGATTGAGTTTGCGAATGACGCAGCATGCAGTATCTTAGGCTATACAGAAGCTGAAATGCTGGGTCAAAATGCCCATCAACTATTTCATCATTCCTACCATAGTGGTATCCCCTCTCCAATAGAGGATTGTAAAAATATGGAAGTGATACAAACCGAAAAACCTTATATGAGTGATGAAGATTATTTTTGGCGTAAAGATGGATCATGCTTCCCTGTTTCTATAATTACTACGCCCATTCGATTAAAAAAAAATACCAAAGGGATTGTGATTGCATTTCATGATATAACTCAATCAATACAAGAGCGAAATCGTTTACGGGAAATGCAAGCAGCTATTGAACAAAGCCCTGTATCCGTTCTGATCGTGGATAAACAAAGAACGATTATTTATGCCAATCCGCAAATCATCAAATTAACAGGCTATTCTCGGGAACAATTATACGGTCAAAAAACAGAAATTTTTCATGGAAAAATGACACCTAGAAATGTATTAGCTGATTTATGGAAAAAGATTCAATCTGGCCGACCCTGGAATGGCGAACTTCTCTACCACCGAAATAATGGAAAGCCACTCTGGCAATCGTGGAGCATTGCCCCTGTTTTTAATACTCATGGAGAAATTCAACATTTTGTGGGTGTAGGGGAAGATATCACTGAAAAAAAGAAACTCCAGGTATTGCTCCAAGAAATGTCTTATCGGGATGGATTGACCGGGATCGCCAATCGTCGTCGATTTGATGACTTTCTTAAACAGGAATGGAATCGTGCATTGCGTTATTCCAAACCCCTATCCATTATTATGATGGACATTGATTTCTTTAAGCGTTACAACGACAGCCTTGGTCACCTGGCTGGCGATGACGCTTTGAAATATGTCGCTCGAGCATTAAAAAATAGAGTAACCCGAAGTACTGACTTGCTTGCACGGTATGGTGGTGAAGAATTCACTTGTATTTTACCCGATACGCAAATGGCCGGCTCACTTAAGTTCGCCGAGTCCTTACGCCAAGCTGTGTTTAAATTGAAACTCCCACACCCTGATTCAGTTATATCTCCTTTTATAACGATTAGTGTGGGTGTAGCCTGTTGTCTTCCTAAAGAAGATAACCTAAATTACCTATTAAATTTTGCAGATGAAGCGCTGTATCGTGCAAAATCGCAAGGACGCAATCGGGTCGAGTTCATTGATTTAACCTAG
- the nosP gene encoding nitric oxide-sensing protein NosP yields MSTQQSIRIGQSAAKEPQTAVKEFHAAVCQPNMELVLFFCSSFYDLNAIANELNTLFPNVKVIGCTTAGEIGPNGYTDHTLSGVSFASDGFTAVAGYLNDLKNINYNKGQVFVNNLLQQLEARAPSTNSENSFAFLLVDGLSQREEQVTNILQDILGEIELFGGSAGDDLRFKKTWVFAEGAFHTDSVVLILVNTIYPFKLFKAQHFVCGNEKMVVTQADPEQRIVNEINGYPAVEEYARIVKTPVNELDPMQFSLTPLVIRINGVDYVRSIQKANPDGSLMFYCAIDNGLVFMAAHGIDLIKNVEQTFQEIQTSIGKPQLVLACDCILRNLEMQRQGLKEDVEKIFRNNNVVGFSTYGEQFKGIHINQTITGLAIGALRENHDA; encoded by the coding sequence ATGAGTACCCAGCAATCCATTCGTATTGGACAGTCAGCCGCAAAAGAACCGCAAACCGCAGTCAAAGAGTTTCATGCTGCAGTATGTCAACCTAATATGGAACTTGTTCTCTTTTTTTGCTCCAGTTTTTATGATCTTAATGCCATAGCTAATGAATTAAATACCCTCTTTCCGAATGTGAAAGTAATTGGATGTACAACCGCGGGTGAAATTGGACCCAATGGTTATACAGATCATACTCTTTCAGGTGTTAGCTTTGCATCCGATGGTTTTACAGCCGTTGCGGGTTATCTAAACGATTTAAAAAATATAAATTATAATAAGGGACAGGTATTTGTTAATAATTTGCTTCAACAACTTGAAGCGCGAGCTCCTTCTACTAATTCTGAAAACAGCTTTGCCTTTTTGTTAGTAGATGGATTATCGCAACGCGAAGAACAAGTTACTAATATTTTACAAGATATCTTAGGGGAAATTGAGCTTTTTGGTGGCTCCGCCGGCGATGACCTTCGTTTCAAGAAAACATGGGTCTTTGCAGAGGGTGCCTTCCATACAGATTCTGTCGTTCTTATCTTGGTTAATACAATTTATCCTTTTAAGTTGTTCAAAGCTCAGCATTTTGTTTGTGGAAATGAAAAAATGGTCGTGACCCAAGCAGATCCCGAGCAACGAATTGTCAATGAAATTAATGGTTATCCAGCAGTAGAAGAGTATGCCCGCATCGTAAAAACCCCAGTGAATGAACTGGATCCCATGCAGTTTTCATTAACGCCCTTGGTGATACGCATCAACGGAGTTGATTATGTGCGATCGATTCAAAAAGCTAACCCAGATGGTAGTTTAATGTTTTACTGCGCAATCGATAACGGTTTAGTTTTTATGGCTGCTCATGGAATTGATCTAATAAAAAATGTGGAGCAAACCTTTCAAGAAATTCAAACATCTATCGGCAAGCCACAATTGGTCCTAGCATGTGATTGCATACTGCGAAATTTGGAGATGCAACGTCAGGGATTGAAAGAGGACGTAGAAAAGATTTTTAGGAACAATAACGTGGTTGGCTTTAGCACTTATGGGGAACAATTTAAGGGCATTCATATAAATCAAACCATAACAGGGCTAGCAATAGGAGCATTACGGGAAAATCACGATGCCTGA